The Sander vitreus isolate 19-12246 chromosome 5, sanVit1, whole genome shotgun sequence genome includes a region encoding these proteins:
- the clip1a gene encoding uncharacterized protein clip1a isoform X2: protein MSTARPSGIKGPSKIARPPGTAAPKTNPSTAGVKAAAADKLAASASGGDAGESAGEIFQIGERVWVNGNKPGYIQFLGEAQFAPGQWAGIVLDEPIGKNDGSVAGVRYFQCEALRGIFTRPSKLSLTEGEANGTETAPPSRAASPTPSVGSVSSHTPATKSTSPTTATKKASSTTPATPATPSSNLPRTNSESVSNLSETGSVKKGERELKMGDRVLVGGTKAGVVRFLGETDFAKGEWCGVELDEPLGKNDGAVAGTRYFQCQPKYGLFAPVHKVTRIGFPSTTPAKAKTTVRKVVATPSGLKRSPSASSISTMSSVASSVSAKPSRTGLLTETSSRYNRKISGTTALQEALKEKQQHIEQLMAERDMERAEVAKATGHVGEMEQEIGLLRVDQEQMEAKMDQLRALVEAADKDKVELLNQLEEERRKVEDLQFRVEEACITKGDLETQTRLEHAHIKELEQSLLFEKTKAEKLQRELEDTRVATVSERSRIMDLERDLSLRTREVADLQLRLGTQQGSEDSNSTVSPLLEEINSLRDQLASQEAKQKEELKKYKEKLEAQEKTHSEAAAQVQATSVRLSGDNEQLQMRLSHAEKENADIIELWRSKLESAIASHQQAMEELKVSFSKGSGAQTEQLIETKSALEKLNIEHKLALEEAGAKHEADAVAWTREKHALKAQLLSLIEDKERLEESLRSSVERAEEQHLVEMEDVLGKLHAAELRVKELEEKEGMSAQQAQDKDRQTIEQMSEIVALRSQVAQGNQELVTLKSQLEMVQSQGNNQGAMVSELSSQLEGRQQEVLSLQQSLTTVQQEKDVLEQELGGLKQRLAESTEEQTKSSNTMQETLEKLGKKEEQCTFLITKSESLRSQLSGLERKLKAADERLEQLSKDKYKLENDISDMMKTSGNSSVQLTKMNEDLIQKERRLEELQSQLSEEKEKAVHSNEQLQQEQSRREQELKETRDTHQSQISSLQDKIANLEKTVKQGETLVEELKASQEKSLSQSSELHVKELEVLQCQVDKWKQELSSSTDKTQELEKLVFELQPYKEQVQCLSAELDSYKHDVEHLSKKLEKQSLDLENMCKESEDVKAEKGKLEKRLSDVQTKLSALEISHQELSVQNEELLITRDKLSKHQEDLLANNKCSDEERISLSKELEKLKYLLQEVQTENNNLKNAKGEHQSQIEELQRQNSEKNDLLLKHQQDIQQIEAKKKQLYDDYENVCKEKHQLEDNLNESRSKLTCEKDNLILERDSARNAKKSLDAKNAELQAKLKSLNLEKEDLTMKNTQLQALTETLTNEKVAMSSEINAVVLEKKSLETVKEELQNKLSVTKKDLESSVRECDELKASKMSLAQMLEEFKTSSQVTDSERLHLLQEKEDLLAIQRKVCNEKEELLGEIEELKGKLTVSTEQLSKSNKKFKEALSSFEQEKQAFRLQNSEIEMALHVIRKEKMSLDSALEQQKMDYERLAGEKGELEEKHTKTISENNALSLERDKLASDIRTNKDQLDSYSRANDHFTQEKSHLTAMLEETKRQKDKVEAEMASLKREKADLQNELQKHNSDIENLEKGKTELVQEHSKLKMEFEKANSELVQQVDNLTKDCQRLQLLQTEADNKAQSLQKENQGLLQEIQELKCQTESITGAKHLLETQLQAESSDRSKAIADKDGLSKQIKELQKMLLKVSQENKDISSSLTNANEQKKSFMVDIEALKMQLKQREQETIQLIEDKKQLLSKLEDLGKQMTVLTTEKEDLLAGQCKLEQNISSFHTSQENWLTEGSKLLGEIEKLRASQTQLEVDVKGLQSEKELLEKQYKNAVAEVSASAVVKEEISTSISNLTAQKDALQVERDEATQQIRQLESQLKNAISKQLEATEASGKTAEALEQLTKEKAGLMQEKNEAQSLLEELRSSKQKMETQLKTLKKDNSKCQEDLKVSKEQLCIETQRTESLCQEIEELKEVVTVKTQSLQMLQDENNKLTRELDNSHQEQSELVKLKDEHSKLKKQLKQSESSLKEQFEKEKAALQQSIHKNSAFISEKEQHVEKLMSELVGLHGERAAVETLQGTIQALERDKANLQGRVQRLEKDLAAGPDTNKSSGDAVLDQLREDKETAESQIEFLNSVIIDLQRKNEELKDKLEKMAAAALNGNNPSELDNYDSHDKEPVKKKAPPRLFCDICDCFDLHDTEDCPTQMQMPDSPPHTTYHGNKGEERSYCDICEVFGHWTESCNDDQTF, encoded by the exons ATGAGCACAGCCAGGCCCAGTGGGATCAAAGGGCCCAGCAAAATAGCTAGGCCACCTGGGACAGCAGCCCCCAAGACCAACCCCAGCACAG CTGGAGTTAAAGCTGCTGCGGCCGACAAATTAGCTGCAAGTGCCAGTGGAGGAGATGCCGGGGAGAGTGCTGGGGAGATCTTCCAGATTGGGGAGCGAGTATGGGTAAATGGGAATAAGCCAGGCTACATACAGTTTTTGGGAGAGGCACAGTTTGCTCCAGGACAGTGGGCAGGGATTGTTCTGGATGAGCCAATTGGGAAGAATGATGGGTCGGTGGCAGGGGTGCGCTACTTCCAGTGCGAAGCCCTGCGAGGAATTTTTACCCGGCCATCCAAGTTGTCTCTCACAGAGGGGGAGGCTAACGGAACTGAGACAGCACCCCCCTCCCGTGCTGCATCACCCACTCCTTCAGTTGGCAGCGTATCCTCGCATACACCTGCCACAAAATCAACATCACCTACCACTGCAACCAAGAAGGCCTCCTCCACAACACCAGCTACGCCAGCTACACCATCCTCCAACCTCCCACGCACAAACAGTGAATCTGTCTCCAACCTCTCCGAGACTGGATCAGTCAAGAAGGGGGAAAGGGAGCTGAAGATGGGTGACAGAGTATTG GTTGGTGGTACAAAGGCAGGAGTGGTACGTTTCCTTGGAGAAACAGATTTTGCCAAAGGCGAGTGGTGTGGTGTGGAATTGGATGAGCCCTTAGGAAAGAATGACGGGGCAGTGGCGGGCACAAG ATATTTTCAGTGCCAACCCAAGTATGGTTTATTTGCTCCAGTGCACAAAGTCACACGCATTGGCTTCCCTTCCACCACGCCAGCCAAAGCAAAAACAACGGTTCGGAAAGTAGTGGCCACACCATCAGGGCTAAAGCGAAGCCCTAGTGCCTCCTCCATCAGTACCATGAGCTCTGTGGCATCCTCTGTCAGTGCCAAGCCCAGCCGCACAGGCCTG CTAACAGAGACATCATCACGGTACAATCGTAAGATTTCAGGCACTACAGCCCTGCAGGAGGCCCTAAAGGAGAAGCAGCAGCACATTGAGCAGCTAATGGCTGAGAGGGACATGGAGAGAGCTGAAGTTGCCAAGGCCACTGGCCATGTTGGAGAGATGGAGCAAGAAATTGGCCTGCTGAGGGTTGATCAGGAGCAG ATGGAGGCCAAGATGGATCAGTTACGTGCCTTAGTAGAAGCTgcagacaaagacaaagtgGAGCTGCTGAatcagctggaggaggagcgTAG GAAGGTGGAGGACCTTCAGTTCCGTGTAGAGGAAGCCTGCATTACCAAAGGAGACCTGGAG ACGCAGACCAGACTGGAGCATGCCCACATTAAGGAGCTTGAACAGAGCCTACTCTTTGAAAAGACCAAAGCTGAGAAACTCCAAAGAGAGTTAGAAGACACTAGG GTTGCTACTGTGTCGGAAAGATCTCGTATTATGGACCTTGAGAGGGACCTTTCACTGCGAACAAGAGAGGTAGCAGACCTGCAGCTGCGTCTTGGGACCCAACAGGGCTCTGAGGACTCAAACTCTACTGTTTCTCCCCTTCTGGAAGAAATAAACTCGCTGAGAGATCAGTTGGCTTCCCAAGAAGCTAAACAGAAAGAAGAGCTGAAAAAGTACAAGGAGAAGCTTGAAGCTCAAGAAAAGACCCATAGTGAGGCCGCTGCCCAGGTTCAAGCTACATCTGTAAGGCTCTCTGGTGACAACGAGCAGTTGCAGATGCGCTTAAGCCATGCTGAGAAAGAGAATGCTGACATTATTGAACTGTGGCGTTCCAAGTTGGAGTCTGCCATTGCCTCTCACCAGCAAGCCATGGAGGAGCTAAAGGTGTCCTTCAGCAAAGGCTCAGGTGCCCAGACAGAACAACTTATCGAAACCAAAAGTGCTCTAGAGAAGCTGAACATAGAGCACAAGTTGGCTCTTGAGGAGGCTGGAGCCAAACATGAGGCTGATGCTGTAGCTTGGACTCGGGAGAAGCATGCACTGAAGGCACAGCTGTTGTCTTTGATTGAGGACAAGGAGCGACTGGAGGAGTCCCTACGGTCCAGCGTTGAAAGAGCAGAGGAGCAGCACCTTGTGGAGATGGAGGATGTTCTTGGAAAACTTCATGCTGCCGAACTTAGAGTGAAGGAGCTTGAGGAGAAAGAAGGGATGTCGGCACAACAGGCCCAAGACAAGGACCGACAAACCATAGAACAGATGTCAGAAATTGTGGCTCTGCGCAGCCAAGTAGCACAAGGTAACCAGGAGCTTGTGACCCTGAAGAGTCAATTGGAGATGGTTCAGAGCCAAGGGAACAACCAGGGTGCCATG GTTAGTGAATTGAGCTCACAGTTGGAGGGCCGACAGCAGGAAGTCCTCTCTTTACAGCAGAGTCTGACAACTGTACAGCAGGAGAAGGACGTCCTGGAGCAAGAGCTTGGAGGCCTG AAACAAAGGTTGGCTGAAAGCACAGAGGAACAGACTAAATCATCAAACACTATGCAAG aaacacttgaGAAGCTCGGTAAGAAAGAAGAGCAGTGCACATTTCTGATCACAAAATCAGAGTCTCTAAGAAGTCAACTTTCCG GGCTAGAGAGAAAGCTGAAGGCTGCAGATGAACGGCTTGAGCAGCTTTCAAAGGACAAATACAAGCTGGAAAATGATATTTCAGACATGATGAAGACATCTGGTAATAGTTCAGTACAGCTGACCAAAATGAATGAAGATCTCATACAGAAAGAAAG GAGGCTTGAGGAGTTACAGAGTCAACTAtcggaggagaaggagaaggcgGTGCACTCGAATGAACAACTCCAGCAGGAACAGTCCCGCAGAGAGCAGGAGCTGAAAGAGACCAGAGATACACATCAGTCTCAAATAAGTAGCCTTCAGGACAAGATCGCTAACTTG GAGAAGACTGTTAAACAGGGTGAGACTCTGGTTGAGGAGCTCAAGGCCTCACAGGAGAAATCCTTGTCTCAGTCTTCAGAGCTCCATGTGAAGGAACTTGAGGTTCTGCAATGTCAGGTTGACAAGTGGAAGCAGGAGCTCTCCTCCTCCACGGACAAAACCCAGGAGCTGGAGAAGTTGGTATTTGAGCTGCAGCCATACAAGGAACAGGTTCAG TGTCTTTCTGCTGAGCTTGACTCCTACAAGCATGATGTTGAACATTTGTCCAAAAAACTGGAAAAGCAGAGTCTAGATCTGGAAAATATGTGTAAGGAAAGTGAGGATGTAAAGGCTGAGAAAGGCAAACTGGAAAAACGGCTTTCAGATGTGCAGACTAAGCTCTCTGCCCTTGAGATTAGTCACCAAGAGCTTTCAGTCCAGAATGAAGAACTGCTAATAACCAGAGATAAGCTTTCAAAACACCAAGAGGACCTACTTGCCAACAACAAGTGCTCCGATGAAGAAAGGATTTCATTGAGTAAGGAGTTGGAGAAGCTGAAATATCTTCTTCAGGAAGTTCAGACTGAAAACAACAACCTGAAAAATGCTAAAGGTGAACACCAGTCTCAAATTGAGGagcttcaaagacaaaattcagagaAGAATGACTTGCTCCTAAAGCATCAGCAGGACATCCAGCAAATTGAGGCTAAAAAGAAGCAACTATATGAcgattatgaaaatgtttgcaaAGAGAAACACCAGCTTGAAGACAACCTCAATGAAAGCAGGTCAAAGCTCACATGTGAGAAGGACAATCTAATTTTAGAGAGAGATTCtgccagaaatgccaaaaaatctCTTGATGCCAAGAATGCAGAGTTGCAGGCAAAACTTAAGTCCTTGAACTTAGAAAAAGAAGATCTTACAATGAAGAACACCCAGCTGCAGGCCCTCACAGAAACACTGACAAATGAGAAGGTGGCGATGTCTTCTGAAATCAATGCTGTCGTGTTGGAGAAAAAGAGCCTTGAGACGGTGAAGGAGGAGCTCCAGAATAAACTCAGTGTTACCAAGAAAGATTTAGAGAGCTCTGTCCGTGAATGTGATGAACTTAAAGCCTCAAAAATGAGCCTGGCCCAAATGCTGGAAGAGTTCAAGACAAGCAGTCAGGTGACTGATTCTGAGAGACTTCACCTTCTGCAGGAGAAAGAAGACTTACTTGCAATCCAAAGAAAAGTCTGTAATGAGAAGGAAGAGCTCCTTGGAGAGATAGAAGAATTAAAAGGGAAGCTTACAGTCTCAACAGAACAACTATCAAAGTCCAACAAGAAATTTAAAGAAGCATTATCATCTTTTGAGCAAGAAAAGCAAGCATTTCGCCTTCAGAATTCTGAAATTGAGATGGCTCTACATGTTATACGCAAAGAAAAGATGAGCCTGGATTCAGCATTAGAGCAGCAGAAGATGGATTATGAGCGTTTGGCAGGAGAGAAGGGAGAATTGGAAGAGAAGCACACAAAAACCATATCTGAAAATAATGCTCTTTCTCTTGAGCGTGATAAGCTAGCTAGTGATATCCGAACAAATAAGGACCAGTTGGATAGTTACTCCAGAGCTAATGACCACTTTACTCAAGAGAAGTCTCATTTAACAGCAATGCTAGAGGAAACCAAACGCCAGAAAGACAAAGTTGAAGCAGAGATGGCCTCTTTGAAACGAGAAAAGGCTGACCTACAAAATGAGCTGCAGAAACATAACTCTGATATTGAAAATCTTGAAAAGGGCAAAACCGAACTTGTTCAAGAGCACAGTAAACTAAAAATGGAGTTTGAGAAGGCTAATTCAGAGCTTGTTCAACAGGTTGATAATCTTACCAAAGATTGTCAGCGTCTGCAATTGTTGCAGACTGAAGCtgacaacaaagcacagtcctTGCAGAAAGAGAACCAGGGTCTGCTTCAGGAGATCCAGGAGTTAAAATGTCAGACTGAATCAATAACAGGGGCCAAGCACCTTCTTGAGACCCAGCTACAGGCGGAGTCCAGTGATCGGAGTAAAGCGATAGCTGACAAGGATGGTCTCTCTAAACAAATTAAGGAGCTGCAGAAAATGTTGTTAAAAGTTTcacaagaaaataaagacatttcatCTAGCCTTACGAATGCTAATGAGCAAAAGAAGTCTTTTATGGTGGATATTGAGGCTTTGAAAATGCAATTGAAGCAGCGAGAGCAAGAAACTATTCAGTTGATAGAAGATAAAAAACAGCTATTATCTAAGCTTGAGGATCTAGGCAAGCAGATGACCGTCCTGACCACAGAGAAGGAAGACCTTTTAGCTGGACAGTGTAAACTGGAGCAGAACATTTCTTCTTTCCATACAAGCCAAGAAAATTGGCTCACCGAAGGGTCAAAACTCCTAGGAGAGATAGAAAAGTTGCGCGCTAGCCAGACACAACTAGAAGTTGATGTCAAGGGCCTACAAAGCGAAAAAGAACTTTTGGAAAAGCAATACAAGAATGCTGTTGCGGAGGTATCGGCTTCTGCCGTTGTGAAAGAAGAGATTTCCACCAGCATCTCAAATCTAACCGCTCAGAAGGATGCCCTGCAGGTGGAGAGAGATGAAGCCACCCAGCAAATCAGGCAGCTGGAGTCCCAACTAAAAAATGCCATTTCTAAGCAGCTTGAG GCTACAGAGGCCTCTGGCAAGACTGCTGAGGCTCTGGAACAGCTGACAAAAGAGAAGGCCGGTTTGATGCAGGAGAAGAACGAAGCCCAATCTCTATTGGAAGAGCTCCGGAGCTCCAAGCAGAAGATGGAGACACAG CTGAAAACATTGAAGAAAGATAATTCCAAGTGCCAGGAAGATCTGAAAGTATCCAAAGAGCAGCTTTGCATAGAAACTCAGAGGACTGAGAGTCTGTGCCAGGAAAT TGAGGAGCTTAAAGAAGTCGTTACTGTGAAGACACAGTCCCTGCAGATGCTGCAAGATGAGAACAACAAGCTGACTCGGGAGCTTGATAACAGTCACCAAGAGCAGAGCGAACTTGTGAAG ctcAAGGATGAGCACTCAAAACTCAAAAAACAGTTGAAGCAAAG TGAGAGCAGCTTGAAGGAGCAGTTTGAGAAGGAGAAGGCTGCCCTCCAACAGTCCATCCATAAAAACAGTGCCTTCATTTCAGAAAAGGAGCAGCACGTGGAAAAGCTGATGAGTGAG